Proteins co-encoded in one Setaria viridis chromosome 9, Setaria_viridis_v4.0, whole genome shotgun sequence genomic window:
- the LOC117840839 gene encoding remorin 4.1-like, with protein sequence MAMNREFTTMVAVGATMQTGPNANSGSGYDNSAVDKLTSIGEDELKETKSLAIVPDSHPIATPATSKASGLEVVPAGPPPPPPAHVEASQVKKEKVETKVTAWQTLEVAKINNRFEREEVVINRWETEQVGDWGRIGLAHICGATEVFFASAYFYGKDGEAIGGKFFLFFPK encoded by the coding sequence atggcgatgaaccGTGAGTTTACCACCATGGTCGCTGTCGGGGCGACCATGCAGACCGGCCCCAACGCCAACAGCGGCAGCGGGTACGACAACAGCGCCGTCGACAAGCTCACCAGCATTGGCGAGGACGAGCTGAAGGAGACCAAATCGCTGGCCATCGTGCCAGACAGCCACCCCATCGCGACGCCGGCCACGTCCAAGGCGTCCGGGCTGGAGGTGGTGCCCGCggggccgccgcccccgccgccggcgcacgtGGAGGCCAGCCAAGTGAAGAAGGAGAAGGTAGAGACCAAGGTCACGGCGTGGCAGACGTTGGAGGTGGCCAAGATCAACAACCGCTTCGAGCGGGAGGAGGTGGTCATCAACAGATGGGAGACCGAGCAGGTGGGCGATTGGGGAAGGATCGGACTCGCGCATATATGCGGGGCGACGGAGGTATTTTTTGCGTCCGCGTATTTTTACGGAAAGGATGGGGAAGCTATTGGAGGtaagttttttttgtttttccctAAATAA
- the LOC117837731 gene encoding pre-mRNA-processing factor 39-1: MEQHQTVAAGVDSGSAEPGAAAFDLTTANPEANAYGHNPPAVTGGSAVTPDGGAQAADGSAYPAEHAALNGTAGEMANYQSTENGAAVTNEMGEPVPEPSYEEAAVSAEEARLWSVVTANSLDFNAWTTLIDETEKNAESNILKIRKVYDAFLAEFPLCFGYWKKYADHEGRLDGANKVIEVYERAVLAVTYSVDIWYNYCQFAISTYDDPEIIRRLFERGLAYVGTDYRSNILWDEYVKYEESLQAWSHLAVIYTRILEHPIQQLDRYFNCLKELASTRDLSEILTAEEASVYGVASENSAQVLDGETHPDDPDKSSKPEAENLAKYVSMREEMYKKAKEYESKIIGFELAIRRPYFHVKPLDNPELENWHNYLDFIEKEEDINKVIKLYERCVIACASYSEFWIRYVQCMEDKGSLELANNALARATHVFVKKQPEMHLFSARFKELNGDVSGARAEYEHLYSVLCPGFLEAIVKHSNMEHRLGDDASACSVYDKAISTEKEKEQSQLLPTLLIQYSRFLFLAIQDLERARDTLTELHEQLNITKPVLEAVIHLESIFPCVKRIEFLDSLVERFITHESSQGEGSSLGDKEEISSIFLEFLDLFGDAKSIKKALTRHTALFSCKRSILPSKKRKADDAIMSDRDKLAKIGGTQPVMGTDPNAPNPPVWPATSEASGQQWGAGYAPQAAYPAYGTYDYSHQMPQPAAQAAYGAYPQAYPAQGYTQQSYAQPAAMAAAPVPAAAPAPAPTAAYPQQPAAAAPQPYYGTTYY, translated from the exons ATGGAGCAACACCAGACCGTTGCTGCCGGTGTCGATTCCGGTAGCGCGGAGCCTGGTGCCGCAGCTTTCGATTTGACGACCGCCAATCCTGAGGCGAACGCGTACGGTCATAATCCACCGGCTGTCACCGGTGGGAGCGCCGTGACCCCTGACGGTGGAGCCCAGGCAGCTGATGGCTCTGCCTACCCGGCCGAGCACGCGGCGTTGAATGGGACGGCTGGCGAGATGGCTAATTACCAATCTACAGAGAACGGCGCCGCAGTCACCAACGAGATGGGCGAGCCGGTTCCAGAGCCATCCTACGAAGAAG CTGCGGTTTCAGCAGAAGAGGCTAGGTTGTGGAGTGTTGTTACTGCAAATTCCTTAGATTTCAATGCTTGGACCACACTTATTGATGAAACAGAGAAGAATGCTGAG AGCAATATTTTGAAGATACGGAAAGTGTATGATGCATTTCTTGCGGAGTTCCCTCTTTGCTTTGGTTATTGGAAGAAATATGCAGATCATGAAGGTAGACTTGATGGTGCCAACAAAGTTATAGAGGTGTATGAACGAGCGGTTCTTGCAGTTACTTATTCAGTGGACATTTGGTATAACTACTGTCAGTTCGCAATTTCAACATATGATGACCCAGAGATCATCAGAAG ACTGTTTGAAAGAGGTTTGGCGTACGTTGGAACAGATTATCGATCCAATATTTTGTGGGATGAGTATGTTAAGTATGAAGAATCACTGCAGGCATGGAGTCATCTAGCTGTGATATATACAAGAATATTAGAGCATCCCATACAGCAGCTTGATCGGTACTTTAATTG CCTCAAGGAATTGGCTTCAACACGGGATCTTTCGGAGATACTGACTGCGGAGGAAGCTTCTGTGTATGGTGTTGCTTCTGAGAATAGTGCTCAGGTTCTTGATGGTGAGACACATCCTGATGATCCTGATAAATCCAGCAAACCTGAAGCAGAGAACCTTGCAAAGTATGTCTCCATGAGAGAAGAGATGTACAAGAAGGCCAAAGAGTATGAATCTAAGATTATTGGTTTTGAGCTAGCTATTAGAAGACCATATTTTCACGTCAAGCCTCTTGACAATCCAGAGCTTGAAAATTGGCATAACTACCTTGATTTTAtcgagaaggaagaagacatcaATAAG GTTATCAAATTGTACGAAAGATGTGTTATTGCATGTGCTAGTTATTCAGAATTCTGGATCCGCTATGTGCAATGTATGGAGGATAAAGGTAGTCTAGAACTAGCAAACAATGCCCTGGCTCGTGCCACTCATGTGTTTGTCAAG AAGCAGCCAGAGATGCATCTGTTTAGTGCACGCTTTAAGGAGCTTAATGGAGATGTTTCTGGAGCACGTGCAGAATATGAGCATCTTTACTCAGTACTATGTCCTGGCTTTCTAGAGGCCATTGTGAAGCATTCCAATATGGAGCACCGACTG GGTGATGATGCATCAGCTTGTTCAGTTTATGACAAGGCCATTTCaactgaaaaggaaaaggaacagAGCCAGCTCTTGCCAACGTTGCTTATTCAGTACTCacgcttcttatttttg GCCATCCAAGATTTGGAAAGGGCAAGGGATACCTTAACTGAATTGCATGAGCAATTGAACATAACAAAACCAGTTCTTGAG GCTGTCATTCATCTAGAGTCTATCTTTCCATGTGTAAAGCGTATTGAATTTTTAGATTCACTTGTGGAGAGGTTTATTACACATGAATCATCTCAAGGAGAGGGGTCAAGTCTAGGCGACAAAGAAGAAATATCTTCCATATTTTTGGAG TTTTTGGATCTCTTTGGGGATGCAAAGTCAATCAAGAAGGCTTTAACTCGGCACACGGCTCTCTTTTCATGTAAGAGAAGCATTCTACCATCAAAGAAACGGAAAGCAGATGATGCTATTATGTCAGACAGGGACAAGTTGGCTAAAATTGGTGGTACTCAGCCAGTTATGGGGACTGATCCAAATGCTCCCAATCCTCCAGTTTGGCCCGCGACTTCTGAAGCATCAGGGCAACAATGGGGAGCTGGTTATGCACCTCAG GCTGCATACCCTGCATATGGAACTTATGACTACAGCCATCAAATGCCTCAGCCTGCTGCTCAAGCTGCTTATGGTGCTTACCCTCAAGCATACCCTGCTCAG GGCTACACACAACAAAGCTACGCACAACCTGCAGCAATGGCAGCAGCACCAGTGCCCGCAGCGGCACCAGCACCGGCACCAACAGCAGCCTACCCTCAGCAACCTGCGGCAGCAGCTCCTCAACCCTACTATGGCACAACCTACTACTGA
- the LOC117837732 gene encoding uncharacterized protein: MAEIDTRPLESVQAAVGIFDRGGDQSRLISPDTNEEEIAILTKELAACKLQLEVRESQHKQAALEIEALEKAVRDLSDQYERDRARIAQLEAENAAIASRQAAADGERGAMRDELAAARAELSEARASVAFVLREVEAMETRAILERESTRDALARILRLNETVLSSAVAAIRAEEERSLFFQEATLEFFNSDRNLEVVRRQVEMAERMEEELLAKTVEIEYLRSELQQVKEIYVLPAESSDATTVITAAAGCNNFDEHDQVQACELGVRDTEAQTEFTFQHSAEECFVSEIFRNDGHVTTCDETKMEIEVSEDVAEDKQGADVMVQDTTVLEGNSDDQGTSCLDAEISGEDHNAIQSDSKNILAENNQEPAESDSVLPNSTACQGNDLHLQHHEEAKADASFVLESSRDDFQSVHSDAKDTSIAEPGNVAIVETQEQRAEASAAPTSTPREGNPDTCVVATEIVSNHDDEFYTKELEPERGQGGSKLDGYVLVSKSGDGDVAARDKQLDAARAEISDLRFSLEEAVRRAELAEEAKAALERELREELRRKQQHTPLRRRAPSDSEDGGRPAALEGAPPTPARTRSTPPHAPSGTTPSTGALRNARPGGEDMPTRGLTLGKVLNMKYK, encoded by the exons ATGGCCGAGATCGACACTAGACCATTAGAATCCGTGCAGGCCGCCGTGGGCATCTTCGACCGGGGAGGCGACCAGAGCAGGCTCATCAGTCCGGACACAAAT GAGGAAGAGATCGCCATCCTGACCAAGGAGCTCGCGGCCTGCAAGCTGCAGCTGGAGGTCCGAGAGAGCCAGCACAAGCAAGCGGCCCTGGAGATCGAGGCCCTCGAGAAGGCCGTGCGGGACCTCTCGGACCAGTACGAGAGAGACCGCGCGCGCATCGCCCAGCTCGAGGCCGAGAACGCAGCGATCGCGagccggcaggcggcggcggacggcgagcGCGGGGCCATGCGGGACGAGCTGGCCGCCGCGAGGGCCGAGCTCAGCGAGGCCAGGGCGTCGGTCGCCTTCGTGCtgcgggaggtggaggcgatGGAGACGAGGGCCATCCTGGAGCGGGAGAGCACCAGGGACGCGCTGGCGCGGATCCTCCGGCTCAACGAGACGGTGCTGTCGTCGGCGGTCGCCGCAAtcagggcggaggaggagaggtcGTTGTTCTTCCAGGAGGCGACGCTCGAGTTCTTTAACTCTGACAGGAATCTGGAGGTGGTGAGGAGGCAGGTGGAGATGGCggagaggatggaggaggagctgctggcGAAGACGGTGGAGATCGAGTACCTGCGGTCGGAGCTCCAGCAGGTGAAGGAGATTTACGTGTTGCCTGCAGAAAGTTCTGATGCGACAACGGTGATAACAGCTGCTGCTGGCTGCAACAATTTTGATGAACATGATCAGGTGCAGGCATGTGAATTAGGAGTGAGAGATACTGAAGCGCAAACGGAATTCACGTTTCAGCACTCTGCGGAAGAATGCTTTGTTTCTGAAATCTTCAGAAATGATGGCCATGTTACAACGTGTGATGAAACCAAGATGGAAATCGAGGTATCCGAGGATGTAGCAGAGGATAAGCAAGGAGCAGATGTTATGGTTCAGGACACGACAGTCCTTGAAGGGAACTCCGATGATCAAGGGACAAGTTGCCTTGACGCTGAGATCTCTGGAGAAGATCACAATGCCATTCAATCAGACAGCAAAAATATTTTAGCTGAAAACAATCAAGAACCAGCTGAATCAGATAGCGTGCTTCCAAACTCCACGGCGTGCCAAGGTAACGATCTCCACCTGCAACATCACGAGGAGGCCAAAGCAGACGCCAGCTTTGTCCTCGAGAGCTCGAGGGACGATTTCCAGAGCGTGCACTCTGACGCCAAGGACACCAGCATCGCCGAGCCTGGAAACGTCGCGATCGTAGAAACCCAAGAACAGCGAGCAGAAGCCTCCGCAGCTCCGACCTCCACGCCGCGCGAAGGCAACCCAGACACTTGCGTCGTTGCCACGGAGATCGTCTCCAATCACGATGACGAGTTCTACACGAAGGAGCTGGAGCCCGAGCGGGGGCAGGGAGGAAGCAAGCTTGACGGGTACGTGCTCGTGTCGAAGAGCGGCGACGGGGACGTCGCGGCCAGGGACAAGCAGCTGgacgcggcgcgcgcggagATCAGCGACCTGCGGTTCAGCCTCGAGGAGGCGGTGCGGCGGGCGGAGCTAGCCGAGGAGGCGAAGGCGGCGCTGGAGCGGGAGCTGAGGGAGGAGCTCCGGAGGAAGCAGCAGCATACCCCCTTGCGGCGGCGTGCGCCGTCGGATTCGGAGGACGGCGGGCGCCCGGCGGCCCTCGAGGGggctcctccgacgcccgcgcGGACGCGGTCGACGCCGCCTCACGCGCCTTCTGGGACGACGCCGTCCACCGGGGCGCTGAGAAATGCCAGGCCGGGAGGGGAGGACATGCCGACGCGCGGCTTGACGCTGGGAAAGGTGCTGAACATGAAGTACAAGTGA
- the LOC117837733 gene encoding cysteine proteinase inhibitor 8, which translates to MPWCYLTMPKAPKMSSQHQPHLRLKLKTQLDPSLPETSRKSMRTCSLLVAIAAAIFAAATTPVTATLHGGWGVIPDVEDAHVQEIGAWAVAEHVKRANDGLRFSKVVSGEEQVVSGANYRLDIVAVNLAGQNATYNTVVYEQIWTNTRKLLSFDRVK; encoded by the coding sequence ATGCCTTGGTGCTATTTAACGATGCCCAAAGCCCCCAAAATGTCCTCACAGCACCAGCCACACCTCCGTCTCAAACTGAAAACCCAACTGGATCCAAGCCTGCCTGAAACCTCACGAAAATCAATGAGGACCTGCAGCCTCCTCgtcgccattgccgccgccatCTTCGCCGCGGCCACCACCCCCGTCACGGCGACCCTGCATGGGGGTTGGGGAGTTATCCCCGACGTCGAGGACGCTCACGTCCAGGAGATCGGTGcgtgggcggtggcggagcaCGTGAAGCGCGCCAACGACGGGCTCAGGTTCAGCAAGGTGGTGAGCGGCGAGGAGCAGGTCGTGTCCGGCGCGAACTACCGGCTGGACATCGTCGCTGTGAACCTCGCCGGACAGAACGCCACGTACAACACCGTCGTGTACGAGCAGATCTGGACCAACACGCGCAAGCTCCTCTCCTTCGACCGGGTCAAGTGA